gattagggtggattggccatgctaaattgtcctgtagtgcccagggatgtgcaggttaggatggattggctgtgctaaattgtcccatagtgcccagggatgtgcaggttagggtggatcggccatactaaattgtcccatagtgcccagggatgtgcaggttagggcggattggccatgctaaattgtcccatagtgcccagggatgtgcaggttaaggtggatcgGTCAtgcgaaattgtcccatagtgcccagtgatgtgcaggttagggtggatcggccgtgctaaattgtcccatagtgcccagggatgtgcaggttagggtggattggccatgctaaattgtcccatagtgcccagggatgtgcaggttagggtggattggccatactaaagtgtcccatagtgcccagggatgtgcaggttagggtggatcggtcatgctaaattgtcccatagtgcccagtgatgtgcaggttagggtggatcggccatgctaNNNNNNNNNNNNNNNNNNNNNNNNNNNNNNNNNNNNNNNNNNNNNNNNNNNNNNNNNNNNNNNNNNNNNNNNNNNNNNNNNNNNNNNNNNNNNNNNNNNNNNNNNNNNNNNNNNNNNNNNNNNNNNNNNNNNNNNNNNNNNNNNNNNNNNNNNNNNNNNNNNNNNNNNNNNNNNNNNNNNNNNNNNNNNNNNNNNNNNNNNNNNNNNNNNNNNNNNNNNNNNNNNNNNNNNNNNNNNNNNNNNNNNNNNNNNNNNNNNNNNNNNNNNNNNNNNNNNNNNNNNNNNNNNNNNNNNNNNNNNNNNNNNNNNNNNNNNNNNNNNNNNNNNNNNNNNNNNNNNNNNNNNNNNNNNNNNNNNNNNNNNNNNNNNNNNNNNNNNNNNNNNNNNNNNNNNNNNggttagggtggattggccatgctaaattgacccatagtgcccagggatgtgcaggttagggtgggttggccgtgctaaattgtcccatcgtccCCAGGGAATTGTGGGTTAGCCAAAGGAAATGCAGGCTCGCAGGgattgggatactctttggagggttggtgtggactggatgggcctgctcccacactgtagggacttcTTGCTTCAGCTGAATatctaatgtctttttaaaaagaaacaagaagCTCTGAGTGCAGATATTCCCTCAGCTCTGCATTGGGATAGCAGCCTGCATTGCTGGTGTCTGAGAATTTGAACCGAGAAACACAAATTCCTGCCCACCCTGAGGCATGTCCAAATAGTACCATTCACACAATTGGAAAGATAGAATAGGGAGGGGTGTGTACTAAAAACAGAAAGAGTTTTGAGATTTAAGTCAGTTCAGCTTGAATGAATGACGTGTCTCATGAAATTAGCATTGCCCCCCCCTTagtgctctgtctctctgtgtgtgtctctctctgccaACTAGTTTCGTTTTATTGAACTCAGTTTATAGGAGGACTACGCTCCAAACATTTGCCCAAGGGCATTGACTCAAACAATAATCTCACATAGCTTCCCAGtttcaaaaacaaagttaaaaatacctTTGATTGTGTTCGCAAACACACCCTGTGCACAGCTGTTGTGGTAACTaacccttgtgtgtgtgtgtgagggggagtgGAGCACTGAATTACATCATCACCGAGTGATTCAGCAGAAAGATTGAGGCCATTCACGCCATACTGGCTCTGTGAGGAATCCATCTCACTCCTCTCTCGCGCACACAAATatgcatactctctctcacacactctcgtacacacacataaacactctctctctctcacacacacacacacacacatactctcacattctcagacacacccacactgtctctctcacttacacGCACACGTACATATTCTCctacatgcactcacacactgtTACACACGgacacatacactcacatactcatgctcacacacacacaaaNNNNNNNNNNNNNNNNNNNNNNNNNNNNNNNNNNNNNNNNNNNNNNNNNNNNNNNNNNNNNNNNNNNNNNNNNNNNNNNNNNNNNNNNNNNNNNNNNNNNNNNNNNNNNNNNNNNNNNNNNNNNNNNNNNNNNNNNNNNNNNNNNNNNNNNNNNNNNNNNNNNNNNNNNNNNNNNNNNNNNNNNNNNNNNNNNNNNNNNNNNNNNNNNNNNNNNNNNNNNNNNNNNNNNNNNNNNNNNNNNNNNNNNNNNNNNNNNNNNNNNNNNNNNNNNNNNNNNNNNNNNNNNNNNNNNNNNNNNNNNNNNNNNNNNNNNNNNNNNNNNNNNNNNNNNNNNNNNNNNNNNNNNNNNNNNNNNNNNNNNNNNNNNNNNNNNNNNNNNNNNNNNNNNNNNNNNNNNNNNNNNNNNNNNNNNNNNNNNNNNNNNNNNNNNNNNNNNNNNNNNNNNNNNNNNNNNNNNNNNNNNNNNNNNNNNNNNNNNNNNNNNNNNNNNNNNNNNNNNNNNNNNNNNNNNNNNNNNNNNNNNNNNNNNNNNNNNNNNNNNNNNNNNNNNNNNNNNNNNNNNNNNNNNNNNNNNacgcacacactcacacacagactcccatacatacacacattcccatacacacacacagtcacacacagactcacagtctcacacacacatactctctcttacacacacacacacagacaccccccAGCCAGCTTTTAATTTCCAattgcttttaaaaattcattcacagggtgagggcgTCTCTGGTTAGgcctagtatttattgcctatctttaATTGCccattggctgtgggtctggggtcaccgGTCGGCCAAGCCAGgtgaggacaacagatttccttctctccaGGGCATTAGTGACCGAGATGGGTATTTttcgacaatcgacaatggattcatcgtCATCCTTAGTCTCTTAAATTCCAGGTATCTTGAATGTTCCCATGAATCTACCTCCCTCAGGCAGGGGTTCCAGAACACATCAACTTGCTTCAcaaatttctttcctttctctgaAATGGGTGTATTTTCTGTTTGTAGGCAGTACCTCATTTAAGCAAATTTATTTCTGTTGCTTGTTTAAATGAGGTGCTTAAACTAATCTGTAACCTGGCATAATTGAGAttcgattcgattccctacagtgtggaaacaggcccttcggcccaaccagccctcctaagagtaacccacccagactcatttccctctgactaatgtacctagcaccaggcaatttagcatggccagctcacctaatctgcatatttttggactgtgggaggaaacccacacagacacgagggaatgtgcaaactccacacagacaatcacctgaggctggaatcgaacctgggaccctggtgctgtgaggcagcaatgctaaccattgagccaccgtgctgcctaaatggggaggaatttcttctctcagagggttattcACCTTTAACATTCTCAACGTGCCAGCACTCCGTTCCCTTCAGGTCGCTAAACTTATTAGATAAAGCAGTAATTCATGGGGATACctgaaagcactggagaaactcagcaggtctgcaggaagaaagcagagttcatgtttcgagtCAAATAGacccgaccagatatctgaaattaatctagtcgcatttgccaacatttggcccatttccctctaaacctttcctattcatgtacccatccagaagccttttaaatgctgtaattgtaccagcctccaccatttcctcattccatacatgtaccaccctctgcgctaaacgttgcccctcaggtcccttttaaatctttcccctctcgccttaaacctatgtcttctagttctggacttccctacccaggggaaaagactttggctattcaccctgaagattttatcaacctctcaaGCTTCTCCAGGGACcagttctgacgaagagtcactggactcgaaatgttctTTCTGCTTTCTacccacacagatgctgccagacctgctgagtttctccagcaatttctgtttatctgCCTTTACTTACTGAAGCATAGAgttgaagagcaggaaagttatgtgggaactgtataaaatatcaGTTAGGCCACCCAGTGAAAGAGTATTGGTGCAGTTAGTGAAATCTACATTGTAAGAGGGATGTAAaagaaattggaaagggtgcagaaagagatttaccaggaggtttcCCAGTCTGGACAGATTTGCCggaatgttgcctgggttggagagatttaccaggatgttgcctggcctgcagaatttcagagatggagagagattggacagactgggattgtttcccttagagcagaggagattgagaggggacatgaatGAGATGGGTAAAACGATGAGAAGCGCAGACAGGAAGCAACATTTCCCCTTGACGGAGAGACCAACGATCAGGGTGGGGGGATACAAATTGTAGGGAAGGGGCAGGTGGTTTAGAGGGAATACGAGGAACACAGTTTCACCCGGAAGGTGGTGGGGAATCCGGGACTCGATGTCCCATAACTTTTCAGACGTTTTCAGACGTGCAACAAAGCAGACCATGCCAAGTGCCAGGAAATGGGATTGAAATATATTCAAGTACTAGTTTTTGACCAGCATCGAtctaatgggccaaagggccttttttttttttactgtgctgAAGATCTATAATTCCTGCCCCAGCAAGTAGACTCTAGCTCATTGAATATCTACAAAGACCGGTGTGGGTATTGATTCATCAGTGAGGGAGtcaaagggtttggagagatggtATGGAGTTCAGTAATAAGCCAGATCAACCAGGAACAACAGggtaggctcgaggggctgaatggcctactcctagccCACTTTCATGAGATTGCTTGGCTTGACCTCATTGAatgctggatgggctgaatggctgatgtCTTGCGGTCCCGGATTACCCCTTGAGGAGGCGCTGGTGAGCTACCTTCATGAAGTCCATTGCAAATGGTGAAGGGTGAGCCTTGATGCTAATCCTTGTCTTGATAGGAACactagtaggccattcagcccctctaggctgctccaccattcactaagactGTGGTTGATccatggcctaactccatatgcctgcttgggtccatatcccttgatgcccTTGCTAAAGAAAATATGTTGCCTTTCTCAGACTTCAACTTAACCATTAAATTAGCATCATTTGTAGAAGAGAGTCCCAAATCTCTATCACCCTTTATGTGTAGCAGGACTTCCTAATGTCTCTCCTGACCGAACGTTTAGACTATTTCCTCTTGGTTTATTTTTATCTACCTGGTAATGTCCTGAAGACCTCAATCGGATACCAAAGCAgaccatgctcaaatgcaacaagatctggacaatatccaggcttaggctgacaggTGGCATCTAAcattatgccacacaaatgccagacaatggccatcaccaataagaggcaatctaaccactgccccttgacgttcaatggtgttgccatcaccaaattccccaccatcaacatcctgggggttgccattaactggacttgccacataaacgcAACggctataagaacaggtcagaggctatgattactgcggcaagtaactcacctcctgactccccaaagcctgtccaccatccacacgGCCTGAGTCAGGAGtatgagggaatactccccacttgccctgggtGGGGGCAGTTCtagcaacacttaagaagctcgacaccatccagggacaaagtagcccccgcttgattggcaccacatccacaaacatcccctccctcccccaccgatgctcagcagcagcagtgtgttccatctacaagatgcactgctgcaattcaccaaagatccttcgcgAGCACCTTCCCAACCCACGGCCACCTCCATCGAGGAGGACAAGGGGCAgccgatacatgggaacaccaccacgttcaagttcccctccgagccgcTCACCATCCTAACTGGGAAATATATTGGCCGTTCCTTCAATATCGCTGGGTCAgagtcctggagctccctccctaacgaCACtgtgtgggtcaacccacagcaggtggactgcagcggttcatgaTGGCAGCTcctcctcaccttctcaaggggaaactagggatgggcaataaatgctggttccagccagcaatacccatctcctacaaataaattttaaaaaagatcacCCCTtcaccttctaaattctggagaatagAAGCCTGATTTTTCTAATCTTTCCCCATAACGTAGCCCCTGAAGTCCTAGTATCATGCTTggaaataggtaaaaacaatgactgcagatgctggaaaccagattttggattagtggtacttgaagagcatagcagttcaggcagcatccgaggagttcctcatatgctgcctgaactgctgtgctcttccagcaccactaatccaaaatcatGCTTGGAAATGTGTGTTGTACTCCCTCCAGGGTCAAAACATCCCTCTTAAGGTATGGTGTATAGATCTGTTCTAAATAGGGTCTAACTAGGGTTTTTTATGGTATAATGTCTGCATTCCTATGCTCCTATGCCAGCACTCTGTCAGTCTTCCTGAATACTTTCTGCATCTGTTTATGGGCATTTTAAAGAGCTCCACACCTGAATCCCCAAACCTCATGAAACTCACAAAGGTGAACATTACACCTTTGgcagtctctctttatatgtGCTCCGGTACTCGACTCATCAGTGTTCCTCACCTATGTGTCAGCACAGTGCTATTACCACCCATCTCTCATCCAAGTTCCTTCAGTTGTGCCAGGCTCCTGAAAGAGTTCATGAGTTGGAGAGACACCcacattagggagggagttccaggattttgaccaaacgacactgaaggaatggccaaAACATTTCCAACTCAAGATAGTgggttgcttggaggggaactttcagggggttggtgttcccatgtatctgctgcctttgcccttctagatggtagagattgtgggttgggaaggtgctgttggaggagccttggtgagttgcatcttgtagatggtacacactgctatgACTGTACatgggtgatggagggagtggatactgaAGGTCTATGATTAAAGGTAggcacagcaggcaatgaggaAAGCGAATGGAGCGCTCTCCTTCATAGTGAGAcgatttgagtattggagtagggatgtcttgctgcagttatacagggcctcgGTACCACCACACCTTGGgtatggtgtgcagttttggtctcctagtctgaggaattcttgctattgagggagtccagcgaaggttctccagactgattcccgggttggcaggactgacatatgaggaaagactggatcgactgggcttgtactcactggaatttagaaaaatgggaggggggggagctcctttagaaacatataaaatcctgatgggactggacaggctagatgtgggaagaacaTTCCCAATGTTGAGGGAGATCCAGAACcaagggatcacagtctaagaataagggggtAAGCTAttcaggatggagatgaggaagaatttcttcactctgagagagttgggaacctgtggaattgtctCCCACAGGAAGCgtgacgaaagtgaggactgcagatgctggagaccagagtcgagagtgtggtgctgggaaatcacagtaggtcaggcagcatccgaggagcaggaaaattgacgtctCGGCCCTTCATTTCCTAATTTtcttgctcctaggatgctgcctgacctgctgtgcttttccagcaccactctctcgactcccACAGCAAGCTGTAGGGGCTAGTTCATTCGACATATACAACAGGGAGCCGGGTGTGGTGCTTGCAGCTAGAGGGATCaagggagacagggagagggcggaAATGGGATACTGAAATCGCACggacagccatgatcatattgaatggtgggaacaggctggaagggctgaatggcctactcctgtacttaTTATCTCTGTTTCTATGTTCGCCTTGCAATCAATGCACAGACAATgaggatcatagaacatagaacatagaacattacagcgcagtacaggcccttcggccctcgatgttgcgccgccctgtcatactattctgaagcccatcccacctacactattccacgtacATCCATTTGCCTGTCGACTTAAAttcacttaaacttggtgaatttactaccattgcaggcaaagcattccatacccttactactctctgagtaaagaaacaacctctgacatctgtcttatatttatctcccctcactttaaagttgtgtccccttgtgtttgctgtccccatatttggaaaaaggctctccctgtccaccctatttagCCCTCTGATTactttgtatgtctctattaagtcacctctcaaccttcttctctctaacgagaacagcctcaaggccctcagcctttcctcgtaagacattccttccataccaggcaaaatcctaataaatctcctctgcatcctttccaaagcttccacatccttcttataatgcggtgaccagaactgtacacaataactAGGGTTATTCACAGAATGTGGCACTGGGATGTACCAACTAACTCCAGTGCCTTGGCGGTCTTTCTTTACATGTGCTCTGGGTACTCAGTTCAAGAAAGACGGGCAGTCTTTTGCCACTCAGCGCCATGTGGGTGACAGACTGGTAACACGGGGAAGGGAGTGCTGGTGCGGTTGCTTGGTCACAGAAATTGACCTTCTTTGTTGCATTTTTCCCAGGTTGCTGCGCGTTCTGGTGTATGCCTTGCTTCATGTGCAAGACTGTGGACCAGTTCGGGGAGTGCCTCTGTCTGCCATTACTGGACACCAGCTGCAATGGCTGCGGTTATATCAGCACAGGAGCGATTCCACCCGTCTCCCTCGCAATGCGTGTTGCGTTCCGCGAGAGGCACGGAATTCCGGTAAGTGGGACAGCGTGCCTGTCACCGCTCTCTCCAGGCTCCACCTCCTGTCCAGTCAATTTAGATCTAGATTtagtttttattgtcacatgtactcaagtacggTACACAAGACCCCACTGTACGATGGCAAGGTGTACATTTAGCCCGTTCAGTTCTGTGCTAGCTCTTTCCTCTGTGAttgaaacatagagtcatacagcacagaaatagaccccttggtccaactcgtccatgccgaccagatatcctagattaatctagtcccatttgccagcatttggccccatatccctctaaacccttcctattcatgtacccatccagatgccttttaaatgctgtaattgtaccagcctccaccactttctctggcagttcgttccatacatgtaccaccctctgtgtgaaacagttgtcccttttgtcccttttaaactttctccttctcaccttaaacctatgccctctagttctggacaccacgagcccagagaaaagaccttgcctgtttatcctatccatgaccctcatgattttataaaccttggtcaggtcacccctcagcctccgatgctccagggaaaaaaagtcccagcctattcagcctctcattataactcaaaccctctagtctcaGTAATATCCTTGTCCTTGTAGCTCTATCAGTTTGCTGAGTAGCAcctcctctgtaacctccttGTTAACACCTCCTGAATCACTGCTGTTACTGAAATGTTATTGTATTCTCTCTACAATGAAGatggaagcaaaatatttgttaatttctttattgttcacATGAAAGCTGCACTCTCTAGAGGACCAAAACGCGTTTACAGACACGTGTCCCTTAAAAATACCTGTAGAAAGTCTTGCTATCTATTTTAACATTTCTACCTCTCTCTCCTACTCTAATCTCTTCCTTCCCATTAGCCTCTTCGTCACTCTACACTGTTCTTTATGTTGCTTTGTGCAATGGTACATTTTTTGCCCTAAATTCAAAACCTTCCCTAACTCCCTCGGATAGCGGGAGCCCCCTTTCGAATGGCAAGAATATTGTCATTCTCAATATTCTGAAATAGTCTGTTGTAGAATCTCTTATTTTAGTCAATAAATCTTGTCCAGGGGCCTCGGGTAATTGACACGTTTCTTCACGATATCagggggtggagggggaagaGGTTATAGCTCATTATAACTCTCTTATTATATGAGAGTTATAATGagcctctcattataactcaaaccctctattgtTGGGAATATCCTTGTCCCTGGAGCTCTATCAGTTTGCAGAGTAGCAAAGTCACTGACCTCTTCCCCTGATATCATAAACAAGAGCGTCAATTACTCGAAGCCTATGGACGAGATTTATTAGCTAAAGCAAGAAAAATGTGCCTGGGGACAAGTGTAGTAAGGCCACACCCGGAGTACGTCAGGAAGTTTCGGTTTCCTGACTTGTAGAGAGATGTACTTTCACTCAGGATGTGAGCGTCGATGGGTAACCAGCAGGTTACTCCCCCTGAAATAATCAGGCTACCTTTTAATCTTGGAACAGACCCTAAGAGCCTCAGACATAGGAACGGAGACAGGCCAGTCAGCCCGTTCCATCATTCGAAGGCATCGTGGCTGGACTGATATTCCGCACGTCcgctttcctgccctttcccttgaCCAAGAATCTGTCTCGGTCTCAGAGGACTCTGTACCCGCCACAGCCTTCTGTCTCAAGAAGCTCCGCagactcataaccctctgagggaagagatgcctcctcatctcagggGCCCCTTTATCCTGAGgcagtgccctctggtcctatgaggggaaacatcctcccagcactaacccttaagaatctgatatgtttcaatgagaacacctctccagtgagtacagtcccaacctgCTTAGCTTCTGCTCAGAACACAATCCCCTCCACCCCAGGGGATCATTTCTCTGAACCGCCTCcagtgaaatgatatctttccttaaataaggaactGCTGGCAgtcctccagatgtggtctcccccagtaccttgtacagttgcagtaagacttccttattcttatagtccaaccctcttgaaataagggccagcatTCCATGACCCTTCTTGATTCCCTGCTACCCATGTGTGCTAGCTTTTTGAGCTTCCCCCccacccaagtccctttgtgtcatagttttctgaagtttctctccaaaaCTCTGTTCTTCTCCTTTCCAAAGTGAGCATCTtcagattttcccacattatgcaaCATTTGCCAACTTACTTAATCAAGAGTAAAGAATGTTTGcctttaattggtcagagcatcgagtgtaggagttgggaggtcatttgcgtctgtagaagacattggttaggcgacttttggaatactgtgttcagttctggtctccctgctacaggaaggatgttgtgaaacttgaaagggttcagaaaacattcacaaggatgttgtttgcctttaattggtcagagcatcgagtgtaggagttgggaggtcacttgCGtctgtagaagacattggttaggcgacttttggaatactgcgttcagttctggtctccctgctacaggaaggatgttgtgaaacttgaaagggttcagaaaacattcacaaggatgttgccaggattggagggtttgacccctagggagaggctgtttgccctgcagcgttggaggctgacgggtgaccttatagagatttataaaatcatgagggggatggatagcgtaaatagtcgaggtcttttccctggggtgggggagtccataactcgaggggcataggtttaaggcgacaggggaaagatataaaaaggacctgagggtcagctttttcacacagaggatggtgcgtgtatggaatgagctgccagaggaagtgttggaggctggtacaattacagcatttaaagtcatagaaatgtacagcatggaaacagaccccaatTTGTCCGTACCGACCGAATAacctaacataatctagtcccatttgccagcacttggcccatatccctctaaaccctttctattccattactcatccagatgccttttaaataccataattgtaccagcctccaccacttcctctggcagctcattccatacatgcaccaccctctgcctgaaaaagttgctccttaggtcccttttataccttaaaaggcatctggatgggtaaatgaataggaagggttgagagagatatggaccaagtgctgacaaatgcgACTCGATTAGGTTcagctatctggtcggcatggatgagttggatagaagggtctgtttctgtgctgtatggctccatGACAAAGGACAGTACAGGAACAAGTCGATCAACAACTCCTCTGCAAATCATTTGCATCTCTTTTGCAACCCGCCTTTCCAGCTATTTTTGCATTTGGTAACGCTGCGTTCACTTCCTCCCTGTCGGTCATCAGAGTGTTGGGaaaggtggggagggtgggaagGGCACTGGGTAGGATGGGGAACAGGCTTTTCGGAACTATTCTACCATTTCCACCTGGGTTCTGCGAGAGTGGGGAATGACTGACGCCCGACGGCTGTGTTTGTGAACCCAGAAATGAGCTGTTTCTTTGTGTCTCTCCCATACCCAGGGCTCCATCTTCAATGACTGCTGCATCATGTACTGGTGCAACTGCTGTGGCTGGTGCCAGATCGCGCGGGAGATGAAGGCGCGCAAGAGTGCCGTGACGGTGATTAATGCCagcaccactgtgctgccccacccCACCTACATGCCCCAGCCTAACTACGCTGGGCAGCCTGGCTACGCTGGGCAGCCTGGCTACGCTGGGCAGCCTGGCTATGCCCCCCCGCCTGGCAATGCGCCCCAGCCTGGCTACGCACCCCCTGCCAACCAGGTGGCACCATACCCCCCTAAATGAAGTGATGGAACCCACCGCAGGACGTGGGGGCACAGGAGAGACATGGCGACACTCCACGGCAAAGATCTGTCCTTGAATGTCGGCAGGAGATGACCATTCCTGTGTAATATTAAAGGTTACAGCTAGTGCACTTTAATCTGTCTTTCTCAAGGCTTCGTCTACTAAGGGAAGGGGTCTGTCTCCGAAAGGTCTTTCCATCGCATTTCTTTCATCGTTCTTGTAATCACTCCCTGTCTCTTTCTTCGATGGGACTATATGTtatcctgctctctctccattccccagcccccctatctctctctctctctccattccacAACCCCCCTCTCTCACAGAGAGagatctgtacactgactggtgtctctcagtcccacctctctcagggagatatctgtacactgtctgGTATCTCTCAATCCCCTCTCTCtgagggagatatctgtgcactgactggtgtctctcagtccccactctctctcagggagataactgtacactgactggtgtctctcatgcccctctctctctcagggagatatctgtacactgagtTTATGTCTACTAGGGCTTTATCAACTTTATTCAATGTCTGAGCCAACTATTAAACTGCTCGGTCTCAGAGTTATATCTTTTGTACATCTTTTATCATGATGAAGGACTTAAAAAACCCCTGGTCAAATGAGACCAGAGAAAAGTTTTAACTGTACTTGCTTCAGCTTCTGTAGAGCAGTGATTAATAATCAGATTCACACTGTCTGTTCAGGATAATAAGTCAAAATAATAAAGGCATTACCCATCAGTGACTTGTCTTATTTAATTTGGCATAACTCTGCTGTGTTCCACAGACCCTTCCCCAACTGGGCTGTTCTGTTCCTTATTTGGCAATGTGTCACTGTTTACTGCTCCTGAGCTTGAGTGGGGGAGGAAGGGGATgtgtgtggatgtggtgccaatcaagcgggggttgctttgtccctgg
Above is a window of Chiloscyllium plagiosum isolate BGI_BamShark_2017 chromosome 48, ASM401019v2, whole genome shotgun sequence DNA encoding:
- the LOC122544426 gene encoding cornifelin homolog, which codes for MASPVVVMTQPQQTTTIISTQPKGWNTGIFECCEDCGICCCAFWCMPCFMCKTVDQFGECLCLPLLDTSCNGCGYISTGAIPPVSLAMRVAFRERHGIPGSIFNDCCIMYWCNCCGWCQIAREMKARKSAVTVINASTTVLPHPTYMPQPNYAGQPGYAGQPGYAGQPGYAPPPGNAPQPGYAPPANQVAPYPPK